A single region of the Winslowiella toletana genome encodes:
- the ppiA gene encoding peptidylprolyl isomerase A codes for MLKRTLTAVATVLALSTISASAIAAKGDTHVLLTTSAGNIELELDNQKAPVSVKNFVDYVNNGFYNNTTFHRVIPGFMVQGGGFTSDMQQKPANSPIKNEADNGLRNVRGSIAMARTAEKDSATSQFFINVADNAFLDHGQRDFGYAVFGKVIKGMDVADKISQVKTDNVGPYQNVPSKPVVILSAKVLP; via the coding sequence ATGTTGAAACGTACTCTGACAGCGGTTGCGACAGTTCTCGCGCTGTCCACGATCTCAGCGTCTGCCATCGCCGCTAAAGGTGATACGCACGTGCTGTTAACTACCTCGGCTGGCAATATCGAACTCGAACTTGATAACCAAAAAGCCCCGGTTTCGGTGAAAAACTTTGTTGATTACGTCAATAATGGTTTTTATAACAACACCACTTTTCACCGCGTAATCCCAGGTTTTATGGTGCAGGGCGGTGGCTTTACCAGCGATATGCAGCAGAAGCCTGCCAACTCGCCAATCAAGAATGAGGCGGATAATGGCTTACGTAACGTACGTGGCTCCATCGCCATGGCGCGAACCGCTGAAAAGGACAGCGCCACCAGCCAGTTCTTTATTAACGTCGCGGATAACGCCTTCCTTGATCACGGACAGCGTGATTTTGGCTACGCGGTATTCGGTAAAGTGATTAAAGGAATGGACGTCGCCGATAAGATTTCCCAGGTGAAAACCGACAATGTCGGACCTTATCAGAATGTCCCAAGCAAGCCGGTGGTAATTCTCTCCGCCAAAGTCCTGCCATAA
- a CDS encoding YhfG family protein encodes MSKKLTDKQKAALWLEHHNANFQASSRLEGYQIERVELSAQQVAERLNALRRHYER; translated from the coding sequence ATGAGTAAAAAACTGACTGACAAGCAGAAAGCGGCACTGTGGCTGGAGCATCACAATGCTAATTTTCAGGCCAGTAGCCGTCTCGAAGGTTATCAGATTGAGCGGGTGGAGCTATCCGCACAGCAGGTAGCCGAGCGCCTGAATGCGTTAAGGAGGCACTATGAGCGCTAA
- a CDS encoding putative adenosine monophosphate-protein transferase Fic: protein MSANAMSARDPYYWQDIKVLKNRLQIPEAQRLQQAELAFTALRAATIELGPRNLGFPHLRAIHRTLFQDLYDWAGELRQIDIYLDDTPFCHFEYLEKQGNALMAALEAENGLADLSPDKFTQRLAHYYCEINMLHPFRDGNGRAQRLFFEQLALHAGWLIDWQHVEREAWLKANRDGVSGDLAGLIAIFDKVISRPD from the coding sequence ATGAGCGCTAATGCCATGTCCGCACGGGATCCCTATTACTGGCAGGATATTAAGGTACTGAAGAATCGCCTGCAGATTCCTGAGGCGCAGCGGTTGCAGCAGGCCGAACTGGCGTTTACCGCATTACGCGCAGCCACCATTGAGCTGGGCCCACGTAACCTGGGCTTTCCGCATCTGCGAGCCATTCACCGCACGCTGTTTCAGGATCTGTATGACTGGGCCGGTGAACTGCGCCAGATTGATATTTATCTCGACGATACGCCGTTCTGCCATTTCGAATACCTTGAGAAACAGGGCAACGCCTTAATGGCGGCGCTGGAAGCTGAAAATGGCCTGGCTGACTTATCGCCGGATAAATTTACGCAAAGACTGGCGCACTATTATTGCGAAATCAATATGCTGCATCCGTTTCGTGACGGTAACGGTCGGGCGCAGCGGCTGTTCTTTGAGCAGCTGGCACTGCATGCTGGCTGGCTAATCGACTGGCAGCACGTTGAGCGTGAAGCGTGGCTAAAGGCTAACCGCGATGGTGTGAGTGGCGATCTGGCAGGTTTAATCGCTATCTTTGACAAAGTGATTAGCCGCCCCGACTAA
- a CDS encoding aminodeoxychorismate synthase component II produces the protein MLLLIDNYDSFTWNLYQYFCELGSEVCVRRNDEISLDEMTALQPEHLVISPGPCTPDESGISLAAIRHFAGQLPILGVCLGHQAIAQAFGARVIRARQVMHGKTSAIEHNDGGVFSGLNHPLTVTRYHSLIVEKNSLPDCFEVTAWSLRDGVPDEIMGFRHTSLALEGVQFHPESILSEQGHQLLANFLRQ, from the coding sequence ATGCTGCTGCTTATCGATAACTACGATTCCTTTACCTGGAATCTCTACCAATATTTTTGCGAATTGGGGAGTGAGGTCTGTGTGCGTCGCAATGACGAGATCTCACTGGACGAAATGACGGCCTTGCAGCCTGAGCATCTGGTGATTTCGCCCGGCCCCTGTACCCCCGATGAATCAGGGATCTCGTTAGCGGCGATTCGCCATTTTGCTGGTCAGTTACCCATTCTCGGCGTGTGCCTGGGCCACCAGGCTATCGCGCAGGCGTTTGGCGCGCGGGTTATTCGGGCGCGTCAGGTGATGCACGGTAAAACCTCGGCTATTGAACACAATGATGGCGGGGTATTCAGCGGCCTTAATCATCCTCTGACCGTCACGCGTTATCATTCGCTGATTGTTGAAAAAAACTCGTTACCGGACTGTTTCGAAGTGACTGCCTGGAGCCTGCGTGATGGCGTGCCGGATGAAATCATGGGATTCCGCCATACTTCACTGGCGCTGGAAGGGGTGCAGTTTCACCCGGAAAGCATTCTCAGTGAGCAAGGCCATCAGCTACTGGCAAATTTCCTCCGGCAGTGA
- the argD gene encoding bifunctional acetylornithine/succinyldiaminopimelate transaminase, whose protein sequence is MNSGKMAVTRATFDKVILPVYAPAQFVPVKGKGSRVWDQQGKEYIDFSGGIAVTALGHCHPALVETLKTQGETLWHTSNVFTNEPALRLASKLIAATFAERVFFANSGAEANEAAFKLARYYASQRHSPYKSKIIAFHNGFHGRTLFTVSVGGQPKYSDGFGPKPADIVHVPFNDLAAVKAVIDDHTCAIVVEPIQGEGGVMPATPEFIQGLRALCDQYKALLVFDEVQTGMGRSGKLFAYEHYGVAPDILTTAKALGGGFPVSAMLTTDEIASTMSPGTHGTTYGGNPLACAIAETALDIINTEEVLGGVETRRQQFVTALQAIDAKFDIFSEIRGKGLLVGAVLKPQHAGKARDLLNAAASQGVMILNAGTDVIRFAPSLVIESADIEEGMARFAQAVESVL, encoded by the coding sequence ATGAATTCGGGAAAAATGGCAGTCACACGCGCAACATTTGATAAGGTTATTTTGCCTGTTTATGCACCAGCGCAGTTTGTGCCGGTAAAAGGCAAAGGCAGCCGCGTGTGGGATCAGCAGGGTAAAGAGTATATCGATTTTTCTGGTGGGATCGCGGTAACGGCGTTGGGCCACTGTCATCCGGCGCTGGTTGAAACGCTGAAAACTCAGGGTGAAACCCTGTGGCACACCAGCAATGTCTTTACCAATGAGCCGGCCCTGCGACTGGCCAGTAAGCTGATTGCCGCCACTTTTGCCGAACGCGTGTTTTTCGCTAACTCCGGCGCGGAAGCAAACGAAGCCGCCTTTAAACTGGCGCGCTACTATGCCTCTCAACGTCACAGCCCATATAAAAGTAAAATTATTGCTTTCCACAATGGTTTCCATGGCCGCACCTTGTTCACCGTGTCGGTCGGCGGTCAGCCAAAATATTCTGACGGTTTTGGTCCGAAACCGGCTGATATTGTCCATGTGCCATTTAACGATTTAGCGGCAGTGAAAGCGGTCATTGATGATCACACCTGTGCCATTGTCGTTGAGCCGATTCAGGGTGAAGGCGGCGTGATGCCAGCAACGCCGGAGTTTATTCAGGGACTGCGGGCACTTTGCGACCAATATAAAGCGCTACTGGTATTTGATGAAGTGCAGACTGGCATGGGTCGTAGCGGTAAGCTGTTTGCCTATGAGCATTATGGTGTGGCTCCGGATATCCTTACCACGGCGAAGGCGCTCGGCGGCGGCTTCCCGGTTAGCGCCATGCTGACCACCGACGAGATCGCTTCGACCATGTCGCCGGGCACACACGGCACCACCTACGGCGGTAACCCGTTAGCTTGCGCGATTGCTGAAACGGCGCTGGATATTATCAACACTGAAGAAGTACTGGGTGGGGTTGAAACTCGCCGCCAGCAGTTTGTCACGGCGCTGCAAGCCATTGACGCGAAGTTTGATATTTTCAGTGAGATTCGCGGTAAAGGTCTGCTGGTGGGGGCGGTGCTGAAACCGCAGCACGCCGGTAAAGCGCGTGACCTGCTTAATGCCGCTGCGTCACAGGGCGTGATGATTTTGAATGCGGGTACCGATGTCATCCGTTTTGCGCCGTCACTGGTGATTGAATCAGCGGATATTGAAGAGGGGATGGCGCGCTTTGCCCAGGCGGTAGAGAGCGTGCTTTAA
- a CDS encoding YccS/YhfK family putative transporter, producing MWRRIIYHPEVNYALRQTLVLSLPVAIGWLLGDLKQGLLFSLVPACCNVAGLDTPHKRFFKRLIIGGGLFAVSSLLIQLMTLHSIPLPVILCAMAMLLGVTGEISPLHARLLPASLIAGIFTLSLAGHMPIWQPPLLYILGTIWYGVFNWFWFWLWKEQPMRESLSLLYRELADYCDAKYTLLTQLSDPEKALPPLLARQQKAVDLINTCYQQMHMLSANRDNSHKRLTRAFQVALDLQEHISVSLNQPEEVQQLVEQSHAEAVIRWNSQAIAARLRELADDILYHKLPRRFSMDKQLGALEKISRQHSDNPVGNFCYYHFSRIARVLRTLRPLYQRDLMADRQRRLPLIRALKSYLSLKSAALRTAARFAVMLMFGSSMALFFNIPKPYWVLMTIMFVSQNGYSATRVRIQHRALGTLAGLAIAAATLRLQVAESWVLLAMLAITLISYLFIRKFYGWATIGFTVTAVYSLQLLTLDGSQFLLPRLLDTVMGCLIAFGGMIWLWPQWQSGLIRQNAHDALEAYQEALQMLLGNEQNAEKLAYQRIGVNQAHNALFNSLNQAMQEPGFNDRYLSDMKLWVTHSQFIVEHINAMTILAREHTMLTPALAERYLQSCEIALQRCQQRLEFDGPGSDTNILEAQENFNQGPMTIMERHVRQILGHLDVMHTISSLAWSQRPQHGVWLVRTLRKSAK from the coding sequence ATGTGGCGGAGAATCATTTATCACCCTGAAGTAAACTACGCGCTGCGGCAAACGTTAGTGCTTAGCTTACCTGTGGCTATCGGCTGGCTGTTGGGTGACTTGAAGCAAGGCCTGCTGTTCTCGTTAGTTCCAGCTTGTTGCAATGTTGCCGGTCTCGATACTCCTCATAAACGCTTCTTTAAACGTCTGATTATTGGCGGCGGCCTGTTTGCCGTGAGCAGCCTTTTGATTCAGCTGATGACGCTACACAGCATTCCGCTGCCCGTCATCCTGTGCGCCATGGCAATGTTGCTCGGTGTCACTGGCGAAATCAGTCCATTACACGCCCGCTTATTGCCTGCTTCGCTGATCGCCGGAATTTTTACCCTCAGTCTGGCCGGCCATATGCCAATCTGGCAACCGCCGCTGCTGTATATACTGGGCACCATCTGGTATGGCGTATTTAACTGGTTCTGGTTCTGGCTGTGGAAAGAGCAGCCAATGCGCGAATCCCTGAGTTTGCTGTACCGTGAGCTGGCAGATTATTGCGATGCCAAATACACCCTGCTGACGCAGCTTTCCGATCCTGAAAAAGCCCTGCCGCCGCTGCTGGCACGTCAGCAAAAAGCCGTCGATCTGATTAACACCTGCTATCAGCAGATGCATATGCTGTCGGCAAACCGCGATAACAGCCATAAACGCCTGACGCGCGCCTTTCAGGTGGCGTTGGATCTACAGGAACATATCTCCGTCAGTCTGAATCAGCCGGAAGAGGTACAGCAGCTGGTTGAGCAGAGTCATGCTGAAGCGGTGATCCGCTGGAATTCTCAGGCCATTGCCGCGCGGCTGCGTGAGCTGGCTGATGATATTCTTTACCACAAGCTGCCCAGGCGTTTCTCGATGGATAAGCAGCTGGGTGCGCTGGAGAAAATCTCCCGACAGCATAGCGATAATCCGGTTGGTAACTTCTGCTATTACCATTTCAGCCGTATTGCGCGCGTACTGCGCACCCTGCGTCCACTTTATCAGCGCGACTTAATGGCCGACCGCCAACGCCGCCTGCCGCTGATTCGGGCACTGAAAAGTTATCTTTCACTGAAGTCAGCGGCGCTACGTACCGCGGCACGTTTTGCCGTGATGCTGATGTTTGGCAGCTCGATGGCGTTATTTTTTAATATCCCTAAACCCTACTGGGTACTGATGACCATCATGTTCGTCAGCCAGAATGGTTACAGCGCGACGCGGGTACGCATTCAGCACCGTGCACTGGGCACGCTGGCAGGCCTGGCGATTGCGGCGGCGACACTGCGTTTACAGGTGGCAGAGAGCTGGGTGTTATTGGCAATGCTGGCCATCACGCTGATCAGTTATCTGTTTATCCGCAAGTTTTATGGCTGGGCCACCATCGGCTTTACCGTCACTGCGGTCTATTCTTTGCAGCTGCTGACGCTGGACGGCTCACAGTTTTTACTGCCGCGCCTGCTGGATACGGTGATGGGTTGCCTGATCGCTTTTGGCGGCATGATCTGGTTATGGCCGCAGTGGCAGAGTGGCCTGATCCGCCAGAATGCCCACGATGCACTGGAGGCTTATCAGGAAGCATTGCAGATGCTGCTAGGCAATGAGCAAAATGCAGAAAAACTGGCTTACCAGCGCATTGGGGTGAATCAGGCACACAATGCACTGTTTAACTCGCTTAATCAGGCGATGCAGGAGCCGGGATTCAATGACAGATACTTGTCTGATATGAAGTTGTGGGTGACGCACAGCCAGTTTATTGTCGAGCATATTAACGCCATGACTATTCTGGCGCGTGAACATACCATGTTAACGCCGGCGCTGGCCGAACGTTATCTGCAATCGTGCGAGATTGCATTACAGCGCTGTCAGCAGCGGCTGGAATTTGACGGCCCGGGATCAGATACCAATATTCTTGAGGCGCAGGAAAACTTCAATCAGGGTCCGATGACGATTATGGAGCGGCATGTGAGGCAGATTCTTGGCCATCTGGATGTGATGCATACCATTTCATCGCTGGCGTGGAGTCAGCGCCCACAGCACGGTGTGTGGCTGGTAAGGACGCTGCGTAAGTCGGCTAAATGA
- the crp gene encoding cAMP-activated global transcriptional regulator CRP: MVLGKPQTDPTLEWFLSHCHIHKYPSKSTLIHQGEKAETLYYIVKGAVAVLIKDEEGKEMILSYLNQGDFIGELGLFEEGQERSAWVRAKTACEVAEISYKKFRQLIQVNPDILMRLSSQMARRLQVTSEKVGNLAFLDVTGRIAQTLLNLAKQPDAMTHPDGMQIKITRQEIGQIVGCSRETVGRILKMLEDQNLISAHGKTIVVYGTR, from the coding sequence ATGGTTCTCGGCAAACCGCAAACAGACCCTACTCTCGAATGGTTCCTGTCACATTGCCATATTCACAAATATCCATCCAAAAGTACGCTGATTCACCAAGGTGAAAAGGCCGAAACGCTCTACTACATCGTTAAAGGCGCTGTAGCAGTGCTGATCAAGGATGAAGAAGGCAAAGAGATGATCCTGTCCTATCTCAACCAGGGGGATTTCATCGGCGAGCTTGGCCTGTTTGAAGAAGGTCAGGAGCGCAGTGCCTGGGTAAGAGCAAAAACCGCCTGCGAAGTGGCTGAAATTTCATATAAAAAATTCCGTCAGCTGATTCAGGTAAACCCGGATATTTTGATGCGTCTCTCCTCTCAGATGGCTCGCCGTCTGCAGGTCACTTCTGAGAAAGTCGGTAATTTAGCTTTCCTTGATGTCACCGGACGCATTGCGCAAACCTTACTTAACCTGGCGAAACAGCCAGACGCGATGACACATCCGGACGGGATGCAGATTAAAATCACCCGTCAGGAGATCGGCCAGATTGTCGGCTGCTCACGTGAAACCGTTGGTCGTATTCTGAAAATGCTGGAAGATCAAAATCTGATTTCCGCACACGGCAAAACCATTGTCGTATACGGTACACGTTAA
- a CDS encoding OsmC family protein, with protein MQARVKWVEGLTFLGESASGHQVLMDGNSGDKAPSPMEMVLMAAGGCSAIDVVSILQKGRNDVTDCEVKLTSERREEAPRIFTHINLHFVVSGKALTDKAVSRAVDLSAEKYCSVAIMLGKGVEITHSYEVIEC; from the coding sequence ATGCAAGCACGAGTGAAGTGGGTGGAAGGGCTGACATTTTTAGGAGAATCCGCATCCGGTCACCAGGTGTTGATGGATGGCAATTCCGGTGATAAAGCGCCAAGCCCGATGGAGATGGTGTTGATGGCTGCGGGTGGCTGTAGCGCGATTGATGTGGTGTCGATTCTGCAAAAAGGGCGTAACGATGTCACTGACTGTGAAGTAAAACTGACTTCTGAACGTCGTGAAGAAGCGCCGCGTATTTTTACCCATATTAATCTGCATTTTGTGGTCAGCGGTAAAGCGTTAACCGATAAAGCGGTTTCACGCGCGGTTGACCTGTCGGCCGAGAAGTATTGCTCAGTGGCAATCATGCTGGGTAAAGGCGTTGAGATTACCCATAGCTATGAAGTGATTGAGTGCTAA
- a CDS encoding Hcp family type VI secretion system effector yields MNTDIYMKIDNINGESQDANHKGWIKVSSFSWGATQPANINVGGGGGTGRVQYQDLQVIADVDKATPAIMRYLSNGKHINKVELSACHASDGQVEYLRITLEEVLITGANYNGTSHTDRIGMSYKFQAAKVGQQYWELTANGGKGPETASGWHIKENRET; encoded by the coding sequence ATGAATACCGATATATATATGAAAATCGATAATATTAACGGAGAGTCGCAGGATGCTAATCATAAAGGCTGGATCAAAGTCAGCTCTTTCAGTTGGGGGGCTACCCAGCCAGCGAATATCAATGTTGGCGGTGGAGGCGGAACAGGCCGCGTGCAGTATCAGGATTTACAGGTTATTGCAGATGTAGATAAAGCCACGCCGGCAATTATGCGCTATCTGTCGAATGGCAAACATATCAATAAAGTTGAACTGTCTGCCTGCCACGCCAGCGACGGTCAGGTTGAATATCTGCGCATCACACTGGAAGAAGTGTTGATCACTGGTGCAAACTATAACGGCACCTCTCACACAGACAGAATCGGTATGAGCTACAAATTTCAGGCAGCCAAAGTTGGTCAACAGTATTGGGAACTGACGGCCAATGGCGGCAAAGGTCCAGAAACCGCATCGGGCTGGCATATTAAAGAGAATCGCGAAACCTGA
- a CDS encoding DUF943 family protein yields the protein MTKFKGILFIFIAATGFLAWRFLAPVEIIDVHRLDTRDSFDIIVKNFPLTDKGKIEWWEKNKDVLKVKYNVPVGQDDYGIGFWVGEYKEEPDTDQGSDLLCFEDMRSTKNCIKKGNQPLQIWYRKKQRETIFLFDNWQRTWVIKDSIN from the coding sequence TTGACAAAATTTAAAGGAATTTTGTTCATTTTTATCGCCGCTACCGGGTTTTTGGCATGGCGCTTTCTCGCTCCGGTCGAAATCATTGATGTTCATCGTTTAGACACACGAGACAGCTTCGACATTATCGTCAAAAATTTCCCATTAACAGATAAAGGGAAAATTGAGTGGTGGGAGAAAAACAAAGACGTATTAAAAGTAAAGTATAACGTTCCTGTAGGACAAGATGATTATGGCATTGGTTTCTGGGTGGGCGAATACAAAGAGGAACCCGATACCGATCAGGGAAGCGATCTGCTTTGCTTTGAAGATATGCGATCCACGAAAAATTGCATTAAAAAAGGAAACCAACCGTTACAAATATGGTATCGAAAAAAACAAAGAGAAACTATTTTCCTTTTTGATAACTGGCAAAGAACCTGGGTGATAAAAGATAGCATCAATTAA
- a CDS encoding DUF3289 family protein, which yields MDTPIENPRQALPIRLPIRLFETQKRMDDYKAEDMKFGDLTQFCLQEYYQLKDISKNINPFTHPNRDESARILFDEFRQLSDTFSFIGPYKGLIRSLIDHMQHNTGKKFTDKLMDDALAGHSSMDDSLNKINKAMIKLIDWDARIYSQQDFYGLEDAIRKSVLPKFNEKLDRINGLTISIHDTWSTHITFNSLEITGDRYKAKVHYRIQDHFGLDDNDINDWLYKQFRIFRIWFTLQRWEGYGFKPFITEMNATMAVEGGRFDKI from the coding sequence ATGGATACCCCTATCGAAAATCCCAGGCAGGCACTGCCCATCAGGTTACCCATCCGGCTGTTTGAGACCCAGAAAAGGATGGATGACTACAAGGCTGAGGATATGAAATTTGGCGATCTTACTCAGTTTTGCCTGCAAGAGTATTATCAGCTAAAAGATATCTCAAAAAATATTAATCCCTTTACTCATCCAAACCGTGATGAAAGTGCACGCATCCTGTTTGACGAGTTTCGTCAGTTATCTGACACCTTTTCGTTTATTGGTCCCTATAAAGGGCTTATCCGCAGCTTGATTGATCATATGCAGCACAACACGGGTAAAAAATTTACCGATAAACTAATGGATGATGCATTGGCTGGGCATAGTTCGATGGATGATTCATTGAATAAAATAAATAAAGCCATGATTAAACTCATAGATTGGGATGCAAGAATTTATTCTCAACAAGATTTTTACGGGCTTGAGGATGCCATCAGGAAATCAGTTCTTCCTAAATTTAATGAAAAACTCGATCGTATTAACGGTTTGACGATTTCTATCCACGATACCTGGTCAACACACATCACTTTCAATTCTCTGGAAATTACTGGCGATCGATATAAGGCTAAAGTGCACTATCGAATTCAGGATCACTTTGGTCTTGATGATAACGATATTAATGACTGGCTTTACAAGCAATTTCGAATTTTTCGCATCTGGTTTACGTTACAACGTTGGGAAGGCTACGGTTTTAAACCTTTTATCACTGAGATGAATGCGACAATGGCAGTTGAAGGTGGACGTTTTGACAAAATTTAA
- a CDS encoding DUF943 family protein: MTLTIPCGVIFWNLLLPTQVVDVHYKSESDSYFVIVKNFPFTDSGKIKWWEENRHLLGEKYHIPINSDKYSIGFWTGDYKEEANTDQGSDLLCFYDMKSKKKCIEKDSQPLKIWYRKDDNEAQTTFLFNNWQRTHIKKDSIK; encoded by the coding sequence ATGACGTTGACCATACCTTGCGGCGTTATATTCTGGAATTTACTGCTTCCTACTCAAGTTGTTGATGTGCATTATAAATCAGAAAGTGATAGTTATTTTGTTATTGTTAAGAACTTCCCCTTTACTGATAGTGGAAAAATCAAGTGGTGGGAAGAAAACAGACACCTGCTTGGAGAAAAATATCATATACCCATTAACTCTGATAAGTACAGCATTGGCTTCTGGACTGGCGATTACAAAGAAGAAGCCAATACCGATCAAGGCAGCGATTTACTGTGTTTTTATGATATGAAAAGTAAGAAGAAGTGTATTGAAAAAGATAGCCAACCCTTAAAGATTTGGTATAGAAAAGATGATAATGAAGCCCAAACCACTTTTCTTTTCAATAACTGGCAAAGAACACATATCAAAAAAGACAGCATCAAATAA
- a CDS encoding DUF3289 family protein, whose protein sequence is MDTPIENSRQALPIRLPIRLFETQKRMDDYKAEDMKFGDLTQFCLQEYYQLKDISKNINPFTHPNRDESARILFDEQRWEGFAFKPFITEMNVTKTIEGGRNDKDQMDFNDVDHTLRRYILEFTASYSSC, encoded by the coding sequence ATGGATACCCCTATCGAAAATTCCAGGCAGGCACTGCCCATCAGGTTACCCATCCGGCTGTTTGAGACCCAGAAAAGGATGGATGACTACAAGGCTGAGGATATGAAATTTGGCGATCTTACTCAGTTTTGCCTGCAAGAGTATTATCAGCTAAAAGATATCTCAAAAAATATTAATCCCTTTACTCATCCAAACCGTGATGAAAGTGCACGCATCCTGTTTGACGAGCAACGCTGGGAAGGTTTTGCATTTAAGCCCTTTATCACAGAAATGAACGTGACTAAAACGATTGAGGGTGGGCGTAATGATAAAGACCAGATGGATTTTAATGACGTTGACCATACCTTGCGGCGTTATATTCTGGAATTTACTGCTTCCTACTCAAGTTGTTGA
- a CDS encoding DUF943 family protein has protein sequence MVFITVMILSWRLQQATKIIAVHSNEKGTAFRVIMKYPPVTDKGKIKWWEENNMIMNEKYHVPVDKGSYLISFWVSDYKKNSNADQEGDLLCFNDMNTTANCIEKNNNPLTILYNHDTHQMMISLNNGESTYFKNTLTGHMRKVD, from the coding sequence ATGGTGTTTATTACAGTAATGATACTAAGCTGGCGCCTTCAACAGGCCACTAAGATCATAGCAGTTCATTCAAATGAAAAAGGGACTGCTTTTCGTGTAATTATGAAGTATCCACCAGTAACTGATAAAGGGAAAATTAAATGGTGGGAGGAAAACAACATGATAATGAATGAAAAATATCATGTTCCAGTTGATAAAGGAAGCTATTTAATCAGCTTTTGGGTCTCTGATTATAAAAAAAATTCTAATGCTGACCAGGAAGGCGATCTGCTTTGTTTTAATGACATGAACACAACTGCAAATTGTATCGAGAAAAATAATAATCCATTAACCATTCTATATAATCATGATACTCATCAAATGATGATTTCTCTCAATAATGGAGAAAGCACCTATTTTAAAAACACCCTGACAGGGCATATGCGCAAGGTGGATTGA
- a CDS encoding DUF3289 family protein, producing the protein MNTPIENPRQALPIRLPIRLFETQKRMDDYKAEDMKFGDLTQFCLQEYYQLKDISKNINPFTHPNRDESARILFDEFRQLSDTFSFIGPYKGLIRSLIDHMQQNSGKKFTDKRLDNALSGHSSMQSSLKKIKDTLTTNIDWHKGYFPRKNYEFFTQMIQESKLPKFDNWNDHVNGLTISVHDTSATHITLESLEINDNAYKAKVHYRVQDHFGLDNADITHRLYRQFRIFRIWFVIQRWEGYGYRPFITEMSDTKKIEGSRFDKI; encoded by the coding sequence ATGAATACCCCTATCGAAAATCCCAGGCAGGCACTGCCCATCAGGTTACCCATCCGGCTATTTGAGACCCAGAAAAGGATGGATGACTACAAGGCTGAAGATATGAAATTTGGCGATCTTACTCAGTTTTGCCTGCAAGAGTATTATCAGCTAAAAGATATCTCAAAAAATATTAATCCCTTTACTCATCCAAACCGTGATGAAAGTGCACGCATCCTGTTTGACGAGTTTCGTCAGTTATCTGACACCTTTTCGTTTATTGGTCCCTATAAAGGGCTTATCCGCAGCTTGATTGATCATATGCAACAAAACAGCGGTAAGAAGTTTACCGATAAACGATTGGATAATGCGTTGTCGGGGCATAGTTCGATGCAGAGCTCGTTGAAGAAAATAAAAGATACTTTAACGACTAATATTGATTGGCATAAAGGATATTTTCCTCGGAAGAATTATGAATTTTTCACACAAATGATCCAGGAATCCAAACTGCCTAAGTTTGATAACTGGAATGATCATGTCAATGGGCTAACAATAAGTGTGCATGATACCAGTGCAACTCATATCACTCTTGAGTCACTTGAGATAAACGATAATGCCTACAAGGCAAAAGTACACTACCGAGTTCAGGACCACTTTGGTCTTGATAACGCCGACATAACCCATCGGCTCTATCGTCAATTTCGCATTTTTCGCATCTGGTTTGTCATACAGCGCTGGGAAGGTTATGGTTATAGACCATTTATCACTGAAATGAGCGATACCAAAAAAATTGAAGGTAGCCGTTTTGATAAGATATAG